The DNA region ACCCGCGGCTCATTCCCGCGCCCTCCCGCGTGCGACCTGAGCGGCAAACGCTCCCGCCGTAAACCCGGCATCTATGTTCACGACCGCCAGAACCGAGCACGCCTGGAGCATGCTTGCAAGAGCCGCCTCGCCGCCGCCCATGTAGCCGTAACCGGTGCTCACAGGAAGACCGATCACCGGGCTGTCGACCAGCCCCGCCACGATCGCCGGGAGCGTCCCCTCCCGGCCTGCGGCCACGATGAAGACGTCCGCAGGTATAAGGTCGCGGAGAGCCGAGAAGAGGCGGTGGATCCCCGCCACCCCGACATCGTAGGCGGTCTTGACACTGCATCCCATCTCCTCGGCCATCAGCCTCGCCTCCTCGGCGGCAGGGATATCGGACGTCCCTGCCGTGAGGATGGCGACCGTCCCCCCGCGGGGGGCGGGGTCATCACCCGTCGAGAGGATGACGCCGCGTGCAGCCTCCCGGTGCTCCAGCCGGACACCCGGCGGCAGCCGGGCCCGGAGCGCCTCAAGGTGTGCCGGCGAGACCCTTGTCGCGATGCACCGGCCCGCCGCCCTCACCTGCGCAATCATGATCCCCGCAAACGCTTCCGGATCCTTGCCCTCGGCAAGCACAACCTCGGGCACCCCGCAGCGCACACCCCGCCCCGTATCGAACCGGGCAATGCCGTCGATCATATCGATCCTGAGCCCCTCGATAGCGTCAGCCGCTTCGTCCTCGGAAACCTCGCCATCACGATACATCCGGAGGATCTCCCTGATTGTGGCATTCGGCAGCATACTTTGATAACAAAAATATGGGGTGGAGGTATAATATTACATCACATCATGTCCTACTTCGTCTATATTGCATGGTTCGGCGTTGCCGTCACCGTTTTTCTATGGCTGCGCGACCTGCGGATATTCTACCGTACGGGTCTTCCCAGTTACCGGAAAGCGGCGTATCATGGGGTTCCATATACGGCGCTTGCGCTCCTTGGGGCGTTCATCACGGTGTATGCAGAAGGCTGGGACCTTCTCGGTCTTGCGCTGATCCTGCTCGCACTCTACCTCCAGGACAGGGTTGAACGGGAGAACATATGGCATGGAAAAAGTGCCGTCGAGCGGTTCTTCGGCCGGGCGGAGCGCAGAAATGTTAAGGGTTCGCAGAAGAGACCATAACAAGGGAGAATACTGAATGCTTCAGAAACCACGGGGCACACGGGACTTTTTGCCCGAAGAGATGGAACAGCGGCGATCGATCGAGCAGCGGATGCGGGAGGTGGCCCGGCGGTGGGGTTACCGGGAGGTCTGCACACCCGATTTTGAGCACCTCGAACTCTTCACGATGAAGTCCGGCGAAGGGATAATCCAGGAGATGTATGTCTTTGAGGACAAGAGCGGCAGGAAGATGACTCTCCGGCCTGAGGTGACGGCAGCGGTGCTCCGGATGTATGTCAACGAGGGCAGGGTTCTCCCAAAACCCATCCGCTGGTGCTACTTTGCCGACTGTTTCCGCTACGAGCGCCCCCAGAAAGGCCGCTACAGGCAGTTCTGGCAGTTCGGCGCCGAACTCATAGGTGCGGACACCGCGCTTGCCGAAGCCGAGGTGATCATGCTTGCCGACGATATACTCAGGTCAACCGGTGTCGCATTCGACCTCCACGTCGGCCATCTTGCCCCGATGAAGCACATCCTCTCCGGGCTTGACCCCGCTGACCAGGGGGTGATCATGGCCTGTCTCGATAAGCATGACCGGGAGGGGCTTGAGGCGGCGCTCGCCGCCCGGCGTCTCACCCACCTTGCCGAACCGCTTGCCGCTCTCTCCGATTGCAGCAGCGTGGAGGAGGTGTTTGAGGTCGCGGGGGACGTTCCCGAACGCGCCCGGATCGAGGAGATGTTTGCGATCCTTGACTCCCAGGAGATCCGCTACCGGCCGGACTTCGGGATCGCCCGCGGGCTTGACTACTACACCGGGACGGTCTTTGAGGGGTTTGCCAGGAACCTTGGGGCGGAGAACCAGATACTTGGCGGCGGCGCCTACAGGCTCGCCCACCTTTTTGGCGGCGACGATGTCGCCTCGTGCGGGTTTGCGATAGGGTTTGACCGTGTCATGGTCTCGCTCGGCGGGGTTGAACTCCCCCACGAGTCCGTTGTCGGGGTTGTCTGCACGCCCGGGGCCCGCGGCCGGGCGCTCCAGGTTGCCCGCGCCTTCCGGGAGGCCGGGATCCGGGCTGAGGCCGACCTTATGGAGCGGGGGCTCGCCGCCCAGGTTGCTCACGCCGCAAAGACCGCGGAGTTTGTCGTGATCATCGGCGAACGCGAGGTTGAGGCCGGCACGGTGACCCTGAAGGACCTCCGCACCGGGGAGCAGCAGGAGATGGGACTCGAGGACGCCATCGCCGGGGTGGCAGGGCATGGTCATCGCTGAGGACCTGGCCAGAGAGCAGCGAAGCATCAGCGTTGCGGAGTTCTTCGAGAAGAACAAACACCTCCTGGGTTTTGACTCCCCGACACGCGGGATCATAACCACCGTCAAAGAGGCGGTGGACAACGCCCTCGACGCCTGCGAGGAGGCTGAAGTCCTGCCGGACATATTTGTCGGAGTAAAGAGGGTCGAGGACGAGGTCTACCGTATAACCGTCGAGGACAACGGTCCCGGGATCGTGCCGGAGAACGTCCCCCCGGTCTTTGGGAAACTCCTCTACGGTTCCAGGTTCCACCAGATCCGCCAGAGCCGCGGGCAGCAGGGTATCGGGATATCGGCTGCGGTGCTGTATGCGCAGCTCACCACCGGCACCCCGGCCCGGATCACCTCCCGGACGGGGGCAAAGACGCCTGCCCACCGGTTCGAGGTGATGATCAGGACGGAGACGAACGAGCCCGAGGTCATCAGCCACGAGAAGATCGAGTGGGACCGGACGCACGGGACAAGGATCGAGATCCAGTTCAGGAGCACCCTTGCCGCGAAGAAACGGCTGCTCGACTACCTGAGGCTGACGGCGATCGTAAACCCGCATGCAAGGATCACCGCGGATATCGACGGTGAGATCACGGTCTTTGAGCGGGCAAGCGACGAGGTCCCGCCGTGCCCGAAACCCGTCCTCCCCCACCCGCACGGGATCGAGTTCGGTGCGCTGAAAAGGCTGGCGGCCGCGAGCAGGGGGACTGTGGAGGAGTTCCTGGTCGGCAGTTTCTCACGTGTCGGGAAGAAGACCGCAGAGGAGATGATCAGCCTTGCCGGGCTCAAACCCTCCCGGAAGGCAAACAAACTCGACTCAAACGAACTCAAGCGCCTCCTGGAGGCGATGCAGGCCGTGAGGGTGCCGGCCCCGCCGGCGCAGCAGTGCCTCTCACCGATAGGCGAGGACCTGATCTGCAGGGGGCTTGAGAAGGAGATCCACCTCGATTTCATCAAGGCGCGGACGCGGCCGAGCGCGGTCTACGGCGGGCACTCGTTCATAGTCGAGGCGGCGATAGGCTATGGAGGCAGGATCCCGCCGGAAGGGAACGCCAGGATCCTCCGGTTTGCAAACCGCGTCCCCCTCCTCTACCAGCAGGGCGCCTGCGCCATCACAGACTGCGTATCCCAGGTGAACTGGAAGAACTACGGGCTCGCACAGCAGGGTCTACCGATGGGCCCGGTTCTGATCATGGTCCATGTGGCCTCCACAAACGTTCCCTTCACGAGCGAGAGCAAGGACGCGATCGCGTCAATCCCGGAGATCGAGCGCGAGATAGTCCTTGTCCTCCAGGAACTGGGGCGGGAACTGAAGCGGTATCTTTCCCGGCGGGAGAAGAAGAAACTGCAGGACGACCGTGCCCGTGCGGTCTGCTCGATCATCCCGGAGATAGCAGCAAAGGTTAGCGAGATCGTTGAACTCCCGCCGGTCGATACCACCCCGATCGAGGGCAAAATTATGCGAAAAGTCGTTGCAAAGAAAAGGACGGTCGATGGGAAGGTCTCTATCGAGGTGAACAACTACACCGGAAAGGAGGTTGAGATCGTTATCTACAGCCTCTCCCGCGATACGGCGGAGGACGCGGTGCCCCGGCCGGATTTTGTGGACAGCATCGACGGCGAATACAACAAGGTATGGCGGTGCGCCCTCGGTGCCGGCGAGGCCTGGCGCGTCCTCTACACCGGGACGGGTGAGGGGACGTTTGACCTGCGGGGGGTTGATGACGGGATGAAGGTGGTGGTGGATCTCGATGTCTAGGGAAGAGATGGATGCGCGTGCAAAGGAGCGGCTTGTAGGTATCGCACGCGAGTGGTATGAACAGATGCGGGACGGCGTTGTGCCGTATATCCGGCTGCCGACGCGGACGAAGCGAAATCTTGAGTATGATGACGATAGCGAGGTCTGGAAGTACGGCGACCGGGAGAGCACGCGGTCGGCGGCAACGGAGAAGAGCGCCATCCATCTCCTGAAGATGGCCTACGTCATCGGGTTCCTGA from Methanoculleus receptaculi includes:
- the hisS gene encoding histidine--tRNA ligase: MLQKPRGTRDFLPEEMEQRRSIEQRMREVARRWGYREVCTPDFEHLELFTMKSGEGIIQEMYVFEDKSGRKMTLRPEVTAAVLRMYVNEGRVLPKPIRWCYFADCFRYERPQKGRYRQFWQFGAELIGADTALAEAEVIMLADDILRSTGVAFDLHVGHLAPMKHILSGLDPADQGVIMACLDKHDREGLEAALAARRLTHLAEPLAALSDCSSVEEVFEVAGDVPERARIEEMFAILDSQEIRYRPDFGIARGLDYYTGTVFEGFARNLGAENQILGGGAYRLAHLFGGDDVASCGFAIGFDRVMVSLGGVELPHESVVGVVCTPGARGRALQVARAFREAGIRAEADLMERGLAAQVAHAAKTAEFVVIIGEREVEAGTVTLKDLRTGEQQEMGLEDAIAGVAGHGHR
- a CDS encoding ABC transporter permease, encoding MSYFVYIAWFGVAVTVFLWLRDLRIFYRTGLPSYRKAAYHGVPYTALALLGAFITVYAEGWDLLGLALILLALYLQDRVERENIWHGKSAVERFFGRAERRNVKGSQKRP
- a CDS encoding DNA topoisomerase VI subunit B — its product is MVIAEDLAREQRSISVAEFFEKNKHLLGFDSPTRGIITTVKEAVDNALDACEEAEVLPDIFVGVKRVEDEVYRITVEDNGPGIVPENVPPVFGKLLYGSRFHQIRQSRGQQGIGISAAVLYAQLTTGTPARITSRTGAKTPAHRFEVMIRTETNEPEVISHEKIEWDRTHGTRIEIQFRSTLAAKKRLLDYLRLTAIVNPHARITADIDGEITVFERASDEVPPCPKPVLPHPHGIEFGALKRLAAASRGTVEEFLVGSFSRVGKKTAEEMISLAGLKPSRKANKLDSNELKRLLEAMQAVRVPAPPAQQCLSPIGEDLICRGLEKEIHLDFIKARTRPSAVYGGHSFIVEAAIGYGGRIPPEGNARILRFANRVPLLYQQGACAITDCVSQVNWKNYGLAQQGLPMGPVLIMVHVASTNVPFTSESKDAIASIPEIEREIVLVLQELGRELKRYLSRREKKKLQDDRARAVCSIIPEIAAKVSEIVELPPVDTTPIEGKIMRKVVAKKRTVDGKVSIEVNNYTGKEVEIVIYSLSRDTAEDAVPRPDFVDSIDGEYNKVWRCALGAGEAWRVLYTGTGEGTFDLRGVDDGMKVVVDLDV
- the larB gene encoding nickel pincer cofactor biosynthesis protein LarB gives rise to the protein MLPNATIREILRMYRDGEVSEDEAADAIEGLRIDMIDGIARFDTGRGVRCGVPEVVLAEGKDPEAFAGIMIAQVRAAGRCIATRVSPAHLEALRARLPPGVRLEHREAARGVILSTGDDPAPRGGTVAILTAGTSDIPAAEEARLMAEEMGCSVKTAYDVGVAGIHRLFSALRDLIPADVFIVAAGREGTLPAIVAGLVDSPVIGLPVSTGYGYMGGGEAALASMLQACSVLAVVNIDAGFTAGAFAAQVARGRARE